Part of the Candidatus Thiothrix putei genome, CTGGATAAATCGGTGTTAACGATGACGGTGCAGCGTTTTGTGGCATTGGGTTTGCCCGCTGATACCAATCTGCCACCTGACATACAGCCTCCTCACTTGGTCGTTGCACATGCCTCTGCTACTGTATCGACTGCTCCAATACTTGCGCTTTGCCCAGGTGCGGAATACGGTGGTGCGAAACGCTGGCCTGCTGATTATTTTGCTGCTGTTGCCAAATACTATATTGCCCAAGGTGGGCAAGTTGTTTTACTGGGTTCTGACAAGGATGCTCCGGTTACTGCGCAAATCGCTAATGCTGTAAATTTGCCCGCAGCCTGCCAAGACCTTGCGGGCAAAACCAGTATTCGTGAAGTGCTAGGGGTATTGGCGCAAGCGGATCAGGTTGTTAGTAATGATTCTGGTTTGATGCATGTTGCTGCTGCGGTGGGTACACCCGTGATTGCTGTGTACGGTTCTTCTGACCCAATGTACACACCACCCTTGAGTGACAAGGCGCAAATCGTTTATCTGGGTTTGGAATGCAGCCCTTGTTTCAAACGTGAATGCCCTTTAGGGCATTTGGACTGCTTACAAAAGATTACGCCAGAGCAAGTGATTGCACGCTTAGGTGCGCCTCCATGACAGCAATTTTTTCTACATAACTTGACACTGTATCCATCTTCATTAGAATATAAGAAAGTTTTAATATTTCTTTGGATGTAGGGTCGTTTATGTTTGGAATTCGTGAGGTTGACGCCGCCGGTTTGAAAAAAATGCTGGATTCAGGTGAAAAAGTCCACTTAATTGACGTGCGTTCCGCTTCGGAAGTAGCTCAGGGTATTATTGAAGGATCTGAATTCATGCCCTTGCATACCCTGCCATTACGGATGAACGATCTGCCGAAAGATGAAACCATCGTGTTTTATTGCCGCAGCGGGGCGCGTTCAGCACAAGCCTGCATGTTTTTAGCACAGAATACCGGCATAGAGGCGGTAAATCTGCGTGGTGGGATTATTTCGTGGTATCAATCAGGTATGAAGGTTGTGTTACCAAACGCTGCCTAAATTAGAGAATTCTGTTATAGTGATTCTGGTATTTGAGAGAGGTGGGTCTTATTGACCCGTGAGTTATACTTTACCCATGAGACATCAAGCATGAAAAAGCTGGCTATCATCGCAACTAAAGGTACCCTCGATTGGGGCTACCCTCCGTTCATTCTGGCATCCACCGCAGCCGCCCTCGGTTATGACGTACAAGTTTTCTTCACATTCTACGGTTTGCAGTTGTTGAAGAAAGACTTAAATCTGCAAGTAACTTCTTTAGGTAACCCCGGTATGCCAATGCCAATGCCAATGCCAGTTTTGTTACAGGCACTGCCAGGGATGCAAGGCATGATGACCTCCATGATGAAAAAGAAAATGGCGGACAAGGGTGTGGCTGACTTGGCTGAATTGCGTGAACTGTGTCAGGAAGCTGATGTCAAATTTAT contains:
- the waaF gene encoding lipopolysaccharide heptosyltransferase II; this encodes MAFFPKRCLIVGPSWVGDMVMAQSLFMVLKNRFPDLQIDVLAPAWSKSILAAMPEVCTAIEMPLQHGELALGKRYQLGKALRADGYDWAIVLPGSFKAALVPFWANIPVRTGFKGELRYWLLNDIRRLDKSVLTMTVQRFVALGLPADTNLPPDIQPPHLVVAHASATVSTAPILALCPGAEYGGAKRWPADYFAAVAKYYIAQGGQVVLLGSDKDAPVTAQIANAVNLPAACQDLAGKTSIREVLGVLAQADQVVSNDSGLMHVAAAVGTPVIAVYGSSDPMYTPPLSDKAQIVYLGLECSPCFKRECPLGHLDCLQKITPEQVIARLGAPP
- a CDS encoding rhodanese-like domain-containing protein; this encodes MFGIREVDAAGLKKMLDSGEKVHLIDVRSASEVAQGIIEGSEFMPLHTLPLRMNDLPKDETIVFYCRSGARSAQACMFLAQNTGIEAVNLRGGIISWYQSGMKVVLPNAA
- a CDS encoding DsrE/DsrF/DrsH-like family protein gives rise to the protein MKKLAIIATKGTLDWGYPPFILASTAAALGYDVQVFFTFYGLQLLKKDLNLQVTSLGNPGMPMPMPMPVLLQALPGMQGMMTSMMKKKMADKGVADLAELRELCQEADVKFIACQMTVDLFEMETKDFIDGVEYAGAAMFFEFAGESDICLFI